From a single Lactococcus carnosus genomic region:
- a CDS encoding DegV family protein has product MTIKIVTDSTITVDPELIEKYNITIVPLAILIDGVLYQDTDLSAETFMAKMKASKHLPKTSQPPVGVFTEVYDRLAEDGSQIISIHLTKALSGTVEAARQGAMLSNADVTVIDSDFIDQGLRFQVVEAAKLAAQGATKEEIIAATIKTKDNTELYIGIANLDNLVKGGRVNRVTGVLSGLLNIKIVMEFVDNNLQPMLKGRGNKTFQKWLDDFMSKISGRKVKHIGISHAENLTFAQHMRDQLQPFVAEKISVLDTNSTVATHTGPGAWALLIEFE; this is encoded by the coding sequence ATGACGATAAAAATTGTGACGGATTCGACAATTACAGTTGATCCAGAGCTGATTGAAAAATATAACATTACAATTGTGCCGCTTGCTATATTGATTGATGGTGTGCTATACCAGGATACCGATTTATCAGCAGAAACGTTCATGGCAAAAATGAAAGCAAGTAAACATCTACCTAAAACATCACAACCACCGGTTGGTGTATTTACAGAGGTTTACGATAGATTAGCTGAAGATGGGAGTCAAATCATCAGTATTCACTTGACCAAGGCCTTATCAGGTACGGTAGAAGCAGCCCGTCAAGGTGCCATGTTATCAAATGCTGATGTAACAGTCATTGATAGTGATTTTATCGACCAAGGCTTAAGATTTCAAGTGGTTGAAGCCGCTAAATTAGCAGCGCAAGGGGCGACAAAAGAAGAAATCATTGCTGCAACGATCAAAACTAAAGATAATACAGAGCTTTATATCGGCATAGCAAATCTTGATAATTTAGTAAAAGGTGGCCGGGTTAATCGCGTAACGGGCGTCTTGAGTGGCCTCTTAAATATTAAAATCGTCATGGAATTTGTTGATAATAACTTGCAGCCTATGTTGAAGGGCCGAGGAAATAAAACATTTCAAAAATGGTTGGACGACTTTATGTCGAAAATTTCTGGTCGTAAAGTGAAGCACATCGGTATTTCACATGCTGAAAACCTTACATTTGCACAACATATGAGAGATCAACTACAACCATTTGTGGCTGAAAAAATTTCAGTACTAGATACAAATTCAACTGTAGCAACACATACCGGTCCAGGTGCTTGGGCACTTCTGATTGAATTTGAGTAA
- the celB gene encoding PTS cellobiose transporter subunit IIC gives MKKGFALLEKYLMGPMSKLATYRPVRAIMAAGLASIPFTIVGSMFLVFNIIPLAFSNLTGLFNDTFFKYTDLYMLANKCTMGILSLYFAIVIGYEYTKIYEEEGVAVNPLNGALLSVAAFFMCIPELVYKNGAFTVLQTVTDSAKVINGWRVGGSSLDRLGTAGIFTAIIMGALAVNLYVFCVKKNLVIKMPDAVPPGVARSFTALIPAFVITIVTLVINGVLVALGTDIFNMISIPFGFVTNLTNSWLGMCVILFFIHALWIVGIHGANIIGAFITPITLANLETNIAGGRIPFAGEFTNSFVIMGGSGATLGLCLYLVFLAKSEQLKILGKASIVPSIFNINEPLIFGIPIVYNPYLAIPFFLAPIGAGSIAYWAIKLQFVKPIIAQVPWPSPIGLGAFIGTAGDVRAIFLALITFFVAFAIYLPFIKFYDIKLVKEEQETLKAAKEAA, from the coding sequence ATGAAAAAAGGATTTGCTTTATTAGAAAAATATCTCATGGGGCCAATGAGTAAATTGGCAACCTATCGTCCGGTTCGTGCGATTATGGCGGCTGGACTGGCCAGTATTCCATTTACCATCGTCGGATCCATGTTCTTAGTATTTAATATCATACCGTTAGCATTTTCTAATCTTACCGGGCTTTTCAACGATACCTTCTTTAAATATACTGACTTGTATATGCTTGCAAACAAGTGTACAATGGGTATTTTGTCACTCTACTTCGCCATCGTTATTGGGTATGAATATACGAAAATTTACGAAGAAGAGGGTGTTGCCGTTAACCCATTAAATGGGGCACTTTTATCAGTTGCTGCCTTCTTCATGTGTATTCCTGAATTGGTCTACAAAAATGGTGCTTTCACTGTTTTACAAACCGTCACAGATTCAGCAAAAGTTATCAATGGCTGGCGCGTTGGTGGTTCAAGTCTTGATCGTCTTGGTACTGCTGGTATCTTTACTGCCATCATCATGGGTGCACTCGCTGTCAACCTTTATGTATTCTGTGTTAAAAAGAACCTTGTTATCAAAATGCCTGATGCAGTACCACCTGGTGTCGCTCGTTCATTTACTGCCCTAATTCCTGCCTTCGTAATCACTATTGTTACCTTAGTCATTAATGGTGTTCTCGTTGCCCTTGGTACAGACATCTTCAATATGATCTCAATTCCATTTGGATTCGTTACTAACTTGACTAATTCATGGCTTGGTATGTGTGTCATTCTATTCTTTATCCATGCGCTTTGGATCGTTGGTATACATGGTGCTAACATCATCGGTGCGTTTATTACACCAATCACACTAGCTAACCTTGAAACTAATATCGCTGGTGGCAGAATTCCATTTGCTGGAGAATTCACCAACTCATTCGTTATCATGGGTGGTTCTGGTGCAACTTTAGGCCTTTGTCTCTATCTCGTTTTTCTAGCCAAGTCTGAGCAACTAAAAATATTGGGGAAAGCCTCTATCGTCCCAAGTATTTTCAATATTAATGAACCCCTTATTTTCGGGATTCCCATTGTTTATAATCCTTACCTTGCCATTCCATTCTTCCTTGCGCCTATCGGAGCCGGTTCTATTGCTTACTGGGCAATTAAACTCCAATTTGTTAAACCAATCATTGCACAAGTTCCATGGCCTAGCCCGATTGGTTTAGGTGCCTTCATCGGAACAGCAGGAGATGTTAGGGCAATCTTTTTAGCCCTAATTACCTTCTTTGTAGCCTTTGCTATCTACTTACCATTTATCAAATTCTACGACATAAAACTTGTCAAAGAAGAACAAGAAACGCTAAAGGCTGCTAAGGAAGCTGCTTAA
- a CDS encoding thioredoxin fold domain-containing protein has product MSAVHAVLYTKPHCAPCKMTTKLMDSLGMPYENTYYGNSEETNSIELDSHNEVKRTWSEKKVEKLKEKYKITSLPLIKIIDDETEAEIEFWSGFRPDKIKFWNEKMNS; this is encoded by the coding sequence ATGAGCGCAGTACATGCAGTCTTATACACAAAACCTCATTGTGCACCATGTAAAATGACGACTAAATTGATGGATAGTCTTGGTATGCCTTATGAAAATACCTATTATGGTAATTCAGAGGAAACAAACTCGATTGAACTTGATAGCCATAATGAGGTCAAGCGAACTTGGAGTGAGAAAAAAGTTGAAAAACTTAAGGAAAAATATAAAATTACGTCGCTACCCTTGATCAAGATTATTGATGATGAGACTGAAGCAGAAATTGAATTTTGGTCAGGCTTTAGACCGGATAAAATAAAATTCTGGAATGAAAAAATGAATAGCTAA
- a CDS encoding HU family DNA-binding protein — protein MANKQELIAKVAESADLTKKDAEKAVNAVFESVSGFLAKGEKVQLIGFGTFETRERAAREGRNPQTGAAIKIAATTVPAFKAGKALKDAVK, from the coding sequence ATGGCTAACAAACAAGAATTAATCGCAAAAGTTGCAGAATCTGCAGATTTAACAAAGAAAGACGCTGAAAAAGCAGTAAACGCTGTTTTCGAATCAGTTTCTGGATTCCTTGCAAAAGGTGAAAAAGTTCAATTAATCGGTTTTGGTACTTTCGAAACTCGTGAGCGTGCAGCTCGTGAAGGTCGCAACCCACAAACTGGTGCTGCTATCAAGATTGCAGCAACAACTGTACCTGCATTCAAAGCTGGTAAAGCTTTGAAGGACGCGGTTAAATAA
- a CDS encoding SemiSWEET family transporter gives MKQEKMIKYLSWVATGMSIMMYVSYIPQIADNLAGAKGNPIQPFVAAINCLLWVIYGLGKKPRDLALATANFPGIIFGLIAFVTAL, from the coding sequence ATGAAACAAGAAAAAATGATTAAGTATTTGAGTTGGGTCGCGACAGGGATGTCAATCATGATGTATGTATCATATATCCCACAGATTGCCGATAACTTAGCTGGGGCGAAAGGAAATCCGATACAACCCTTTGTCGCTGCTATTAACTGCCTGCTATGGGTTATCTACGGTCTGGGTAAAAAGCCAAGAGATTTAGCCTTAGCAACGGCTAATTTTCCAGGGATTATTTTTGGTCTGATTGCATTTGTGACAGCCTTGTAA
- a CDS encoding PTS cellobiose transporter subunit IIB, with product MKKILIICAAGMSSSVMAQKTTDYFKSKNIEIVVDATTATEGNKAIETSDFDLFIISPQTKMYFKQFAEAGKRVGKPVVEIPFPAYIPIPMGIEKMAKLILDNMPD from the coding sequence ATGAAAAAAATACTGATTATCTGTGCAGCAGGGATGTCATCTTCTGTTATGGCACAAAAAACGACTGATTACTTCAAATCAAAAAACATCGAGATTGTAGTTGATGCAACAACTGCAACAGAAGGCAACAAAGCGATAGAAACCAGTGACTTTGACTTATTTATCATCAGTCCTCAAACCAAAATGTATTTTAAACAATTTGCAGAAGCTGGTAAACGTGTCGGAAAACCTGTAGTTGAAATTCCATTTCCAGCTTACATTCCTATCCCAATGGGCATTGAAAAAATGGCCAAGCTAATTTTAGATAATATGCCTGACTGA
- the trhA gene encoding PAQR family membrane homeostasis protein TrhA: MTQSGLQIETRYLLKNSKAYIITNEVFNAVTHGIGFAFAVAGLILLILKGSANHSAIQIVSYSIYGTTLVLLFLFSTLFHSLIFTKANQVFQVFDHSSIYLLIAGTYTPYCLITLNGWLGWTLFAIVWACAITGVVLKSIFLPKWDDVPKISTVLYVIMGWLIVFALKPLWDALPHPGVWLLFVGGVLYTCGAYFYSLKFPYAHVVWHLFVMAAAVLMWVSVYKFI, encoded by the coding sequence ATGACCCAATCAGGACTACAAATAGAAACTAGGTATCTTTTGAAAAATTCTAAAGCTTATATCATTACAAATGAAGTCTTCAATGCTGTCACGCATGGTATAGGCTTTGCCTTCGCTGTTGCAGGACTTATCTTACTTATTCTAAAGGGATCTGCTAATCATTCGGCCATCCAAATCGTTAGCTATAGTATCTATGGCACAACCTTAGTCTTACTTTTTCTTTTTTCAACTCTATTTCACAGTCTCATTTTTACCAAGGCAAATCAAGTCTTCCAAGTCTTTGATCACTCATCCATCTACCTGCTTATAGCAGGTACTTATACACCCTACTGCTTGATCACCCTTAATGGTTGGCTAGGTTGGACACTTTTTGCCATCGTTTGGGCTTGTGCCATAACTGGTGTCGTACTGAAATCTATTTTTCTCCCCAAATGGGATGATGTGCCCAAAATATCAACTGTTTTGTATGTCATCATGGGCTGGCTCATCGTATTTGCCTTAAAACCACTTTGGGACGCACTACCACATCCTGGTGTTTGGCTCTTGTTTGTTGGTGGTGTTCTTTATACGTGTGGCGCTTACTTTTATTCTCTAAAGTTTCCTTATGCACATGTCGTATGGCACTTGTTTGTTATGGCAGCCGCTGTACTCATGTGGGTTTCGGTTTATAAGTTCATCTAA
- a CDS encoding PTS cellobiose transporter subunit IIA produces the protein MAQTAETLQVIAFELILHSGNARTLIHEAYDLMEANDFTGADKKLAEANDELVLSHHAQTALLQDYAKGEEIIIEIIMVHAQDHLMTTMTLKEVAERMKVLYERTRIKP, from the coding sequence ATGGCACAAACAGCTGAAACTTTACAAGTCATCGCATTTGAACTCATTTTACATAGTGGTAATGCAAGGACACTTATTCACGAGGCTTACGACTTGATGGAAGCCAATGACTTCACGGGAGCTGACAAAAAATTAGCTGAAGCAAATGATGAACTTGTTCTCTCCCATCATGCGCAAACGGCATTATTGCAAGATTATGCTAAAGGCGAAGAAATCATCATAGAAATCATCATGGTGCACGCACAAGACCATCTGATGACGACCATGACCCTAAAGGAAGTCGCCGAGCGAATGAAAGTGCTTTATGAACGCACCCGTATAAAACCGTAA
- a CDS encoding LPXTG cell wall anchor domain-containing protein: protein MLPNTGEQALKWLPIVGTVIIIIAIILFVYIKRKGSKNK from the coding sequence ATGCTACCAAATACGGGAGAGCAAGCTTTAAAGTGGTTGCCAATCGTTGGCACTGTCATCATTATCATCGCAATTATTTTATTTGTATACATTAAAAGAAAAGGAAGTAAAAATAAATGA
- a CDS encoding PTS sugar transporter subunit IIA, translating to MEKTFGKKITIVGVYGYFDLSQAMLTEVDVIISSIDLSKLVFTVPTVHVSVFLDKDDVNRISTTFDKVRPRGYHSEIDQLSSLTTTEKRELCQSLFSAESFLITTESQKISVIDTLLNQLKIGENDGYTTRMHEQILSREQLSSVVFSDSIAVPHPILPQGITAKIGVAISKTGINWHSDFPKIHIVFLLSPSQTENPHLTLATKAIVALLDLPDVQTKLLVAETFDDFIDLFIPLI from the coding sequence ATTGAGAAGACGTTTGGTAAGAAAATTACCATAGTTGGCGTTTATGGCTACTTTGACTTGAGTCAAGCAATGCTAACTGAAGTAGACGTTATTATCTCTTCAATTGATTTAAGCAAACTAGTCTTTACCGTACCAACTGTTCACGTCAGTGTTTTCTTAGACAAAGATGACGTGAACAGAATATCAACAACATTTGATAAGGTCAGACCACGAGGGTATCATAGTGAAATTGACCAGCTGTCATCACTGACCACAACTGAAAAACGAGAACTATGTCAAAGTTTATTTTCAGCCGAAAGTTTCTTAATCACCACTGAATCTCAAAAAATAAGTGTGATTGATACACTATTAAATCAACTCAAAATAGGTGAGAATGATGGTTATACGACGAGAATGCATGAACAAATCCTATCACGTGAACAGCTAAGTTCTGTTGTCTTCAGCGATAGTATCGCAGTGCCACATCCGATCCTACCACAAGGTATCACTGCCAAAATTGGTGTTGCTATCTCCAAAACAGGCATCAACTGGCATTCTGATTTTCCAAAGATTCATATCGTCTTTCTACTATCACCCTCTCAAACCGAGAATCCACACTTAACACTCGCAACAAAAGCAATTGTCGCATTATTGGACTTACCAGATGTCCAAACAAAATTACTGGTAGCTGAAACGTTTGATGACTTTATCGACCTATTCATACCACTTATATAA
- a CDS encoding 6-phospho-beta-glucosidase — protein MSNSLPNHFLWGGAVAAHQLEGAWDVDGKGISVADVMTVGGPDHYRSITKGILDGEYYPNHEGIDFYHRYKADIALFAEMGFTCFRTSIAWTRIFPKGDETEPNEAGLQFYDDLFDECLKYGIEPIVTLSHFEMPYALVENYGGFRNRKTIDFFERFATACLTRFHTKVKHWMTFNEINNQANFNEDFAPFTNSGIYYEAGENREEIMYQAAHYELVASAKVVKIGHVINPDLEIGCMIAMGPIYPQTCHPKDIIMAQKAMEHRYYFADVHVHGTYPDWLKKEWTRKGYQLDITEDDLAILETGTVDYIGLSYYMSFAIRHTPGSENFDYDESTQLVRNEYVKASDWGWQIDPEGLRYTLNWLTDMYHLPLFIVENGFGAYDQVDADGQVHDGYRIDYLKAHIIEMKKAVIEDGVDLIGYTPWGCIDLVSAGTGEMEKRYGFIYVDKDNAGNGSLERSKKDSFYWYQNVISSNGDALDFKQ, from the coding sequence ATGTCAAATTCATTACCAAATCATTTTCTATGGGGCGGTGCAGTTGCTGCCCATCAACTAGAGGGAGCTTGGGATGTCGATGGTAAGGGCATTAGCGTTGCTGATGTCATGACAGTTGGCGGACCAGATCATTACCGTTCCATCACCAAAGGGATCCTCGATGGTGAATATTACCCTAATCATGAAGGGATTGATTTTTATCATCGTTATAAAGCAGATATCGCACTTTTTGCAGAAATGGGGTTCACTTGTTTTAGAACGTCTATTGCCTGGACACGTATTTTCCCGAAAGGAGATGAGACAGAACCTAATGAAGCTGGCCTACAGTTTTATGATGATTTATTCGATGAATGCTTGAAATATGGCATTGAGCCAATTGTTACCTTATCACACTTTGAGATGCCCTATGCTCTAGTAGAAAACTATGGTGGCTTTAGAAATCGGAAAACTATCGACTTTTTTGAACGGTTTGCAACAGCTTGTTTAACTCGTTTCCATACTAAGGTGAAACACTGGATGACCTTTAATGAAATTAACAATCAAGCTAATTTCAATGAAGACTTTGCCCCATTCACAAACTCAGGTATCTACTATGAAGCAGGTGAAAATCGTGAAGAGATCATGTATCAAGCAGCACATTATGAATTAGTTGCTAGTGCTAAAGTTGTCAAAATTGGGCATGTGATCAACCCTGATTTAGAGATTGGCTGTATGATTGCCATGGGCCCTATTTATCCACAGACCTGTCACCCGAAAGATATCATCATGGCACAAAAAGCCATGGAGCACCGCTACTATTTTGCTGATGTCCATGTTCATGGTACCTATCCTGATTGGCTAAAAAAAGAGTGGACAAGAAAAGGGTATCAGCTTGATATCACAGAGGATGACTTAGCCATACTAGAAACTGGTACCGTCGACTACATCGGGCTCAGCTACTATATGTCATTTGCAATCAGGCATACACCTGGTAGTGAAAATTTTGACTATGATGAAAGTACACAACTGGTACGAAATGAGTATGTTAAAGCTTCTGACTGGGGTTGGCAGATTGATCCTGAAGGCTTACGCTATACACTCAATTGGTTAACTGACATGTACCATCTGCCACTATTCATTGTGGAAAATGGGTTCGGTGCATATGATCAAGTCGATGCAGATGGACAAGTACATGATGGGTATCGAATTGATTACCTTAAAGCACACATTATCGAGATGAAGAAGGCAGTCATCGAGGATGGGGTTGACTTGATTGGCTATACACCATGGGGCTGTATAGATTTAGTGTCTGCTGGAACTGGGGAAATGGAAAAACGTTATGGTTTTATCTATGTCGACAAAGATAACGCAGGAAACGGTTCTCTCGAACGCAGTAAAAAAGACTCTTTCTATTGGTATCAAAACGTCATCTCAAGTAATGGTGACGCATTAGATTTTAAACAATAA
- a CDS encoding MepB family protein, with product MKTLTLIADTLSAFDKVIIKKVHEESQNSEYEGLIVTINGQSYRSRLAKLTPKKVGYFVAFWEKGPNNQNQAFDMTNTPDKLIISIIDGDLLGQFVFPKSILIKQGILRRERAKGKMAMRVYPTWLDHLNPTASKTQKWQGAYFVDLSSEVDHNRVAQLYFT from the coding sequence ATGAAGACACTGACTTTAATAGCGGATACCTTATCAGCCTTTGATAAGGTAATCATCAAAAAAGTACATGAAGAGAGTCAAAATAGCGAGTATGAGGGGCTCATCGTGACAATAAATGGTCAATCTTATCGGAGTAGATTAGCTAAATTGACACCAAAAAAGGTGGGCTATTTTGTTGCATTTTGGGAGAAAGGGCCTAACAATCAAAATCAAGCTTTTGACATGACAAATACGCCTGATAAATTAATTATTTCTATTATAGATGGTGATCTGTTGGGACAGTTTGTTTTTCCTAAATCAATCCTGATAAAGCAAGGTATCCTACGTCGTGAGCGTGCTAAAGGCAAGATGGCCATGCGGGTCTATCCAACTTGGCTTGATCACTTAAATCCGACTGCAAGTAAAACACAAAAATGGCAAGGTGCTTACTTTGTTGATTTATCTTCAGAAGTTGATCATAACAGAGTTGCCCAGCTTTATTTCACTTGA
- a CDS encoding IS30 family transposase, with protein sequence MQDHYNTRCKELTYPERQCIERWHNKDKLSNRQIALLLGKAPQTINNEVLLGLVQLKTKTKYSSRRAQELHKVNKQHCGRKSKLSSDLNQKISEGVRDKQSLEVILQSFIGLVCLKTLYNWLEKGWLDVKYHELLYPHYKKAKKLRKTQPKRPFGLSIEERPEEINNRSGFGHWEIDTVILTRAKNECLLTLTERVTRFEVIRLIPDKSARSVNTALQSLQEQLVFKSITSDNGREFAKLGEAVTCPVYYCHAYASFERGTNENHNRMIRRFLPKGTIKTTSQEVAKIETWMNNYPRKMFKYRTPSQMLQGG encoded by the coding sequence ATGCAAGACCATTATAACACACGATGTAAAGAATTAACTTATCCAGAACGACAATGTATTGAACGTTGGCACAACAAAGATAAGCTCAGTAATCGTCAGATTGCACTTCTCTTAGGTAAAGCCCCTCAAACGATAAATAATGAAGTGCTATTAGGTCTGGTTCAACTTAAAACAAAGACCAAGTATTCATCAAGACGAGCTCAAGAACTGCACAAAGTCAATAAACAACATTGTGGTAGAAAATCAAAGCTGAGTTCTGACTTGAATCAAAAAATTTCAGAAGGTGTCCGAGATAAACAATCGCTTGAAGTGATTTTACAAAGTTTTATTGGTCTCGTTTGCCTCAAAACGCTCTACAACTGGCTTGAAAAGGGTTGGCTTGATGTAAAATACCATGAGTTGCTTTATCCGCACTATAAAAAGGCGAAAAAGCTCCGTAAAACACAACCGAAACGTCCGTTTGGTTTGTCTATTGAGGAACGTCCAGAGGAAATCAATAACCGTTCTGGCTTCGGTCACTGGGAGATTGATACGGTCATTTTAACAAGGGCGAAGAATGAATGCTTATTGACGTTGACAGAACGTGTGACACGCTTTGAGGTGATACGATTAATCCCAGATAAGTCAGCACGATCGGTCAATACAGCGCTTCAATCCCTACAAGAGCAGCTAGTGTTTAAGTCCATCACTTCAGACAATGGGAGAGAGTTTGCCAAGCTAGGTGAAGCAGTCACTTGTCCTGTATATTATTGCCATGCTTATGCAAGTTTTGAGAGGGGAACAAATGAAAATCACAATCGCATGATTCGCCGTTTCTTGCCTAAAGGGACAATAAAAACGACTTCGCAGGAAGTCGCTAAAATTGAAACGTGGATGAACAACTATCCAAGAAAAATGTTCAAGTATCGGACACCATCTCAGATGTTGCAGGGTGGCTAA
- a CDS encoding HTH domain-containing protein — MLKKEDQLLQALYQNRHKFLTAVEIGEYIGMSERTVRTYIRQLNPLLTSNGAEIIVKHGAGFKIEIYMPQAFDILYKKQQHLDTLPTTTDNSDRLDNRENYLLTRLLLNDTAVLFETLMSELFISRSTLSKECRKLKQLLSPYRLAVTSRAGKGVYITGMERDKQSGSLSSVRQALVVRNSLKLGLRRRLVRKLP, encoded by the coding sequence ATGCTTAAAAAAGAAGACCAACTACTTCAAGCGCTTTATCAGAACAGACATAAATTTCTGACTGCAGTTGAAATTGGTGAATACATAGGGATGTCCGAGCGTACGGTACGTACTTATATTAGACAACTTAATCCTCTATTAACCTCAAATGGTGCAGAGATTATTGTCAAACATGGTGCTGGTTTTAAAATAGAAATTTACATGCCACAAGCTTTTGACATATTATACAAAAAGCAGCAGCATTTGGACACCTTACCTACGACAACAGACAACTCAGATAGACTAGATAATCGAGAAAATTATCTATTAACACGGCTCCTCTTAAATGATACCGCCGTTTTATTTGAAACACTCATGTCTGAACTGTTCATCAGCCGCTCAACGCTGTCAAAAGAATGTCGTAAATTAAAGCAACTACTTTCTCCATACAGACTGGCTGTTACCTCTCGTGCAGGTAAGGGCGTTTATATTACTGGCATGGAGCGAGATAAACAATCCGGCTCCTTGTCGTCTGTGCGACAGGCATTGGTAGTGCGCAACTCCTTAAAACTCGGATTGAGAAGACGTTTGGTAAGAAAATTACCATAG
- a CDS encoding SGNH/GDSL hydrolase family protein codes for MSQYIRWIIEVALFLVAIAIFFLSLNHFWMRPVNSDLSNSNLRGQLTQKKFNYVAIGDSLTEGVGDRTAQGGFVPLLAHNIDDTYDVQVKSQNFGVSGNTSTQIYKRVTTDNKIQKAIKNADLITITVGGNDVMKVIRTQLANLSETSFKAPAKAYQKQILDLFAYIRQINPDVQVYVVGIYNPFYLNFPDIKQMQDVIDNWNIATKATVDKQKKMYFVPINDLLYQGLDGNEGVTEKTETSHTITNNALFEEDHFHPNNIGYQVMSDAVAKAYKEHANEK; via the coding sequence ATGAGTCAATACATTCGTTGGATAATTGAAGTTGCCCTCTTTTTAGTGGCAATCGCCATCTTTTTTTTGAGCCTGAATCATTTTTGGATGAGGCCAGTCAATTCTGATTTGTCTAATAGTAATTTGAGAGGCCAATTGACACAAAAAAAGTTTAATTATGTGGCAATAGGAGATTCTTTAACAGAGGGTGTGGGGGATCGGACAGCCCAAGGCGGTTTTGTACCTTTATTAGCCCATAATATAGATGATACCTACGATGTGCAAGTCAAGTCCCAAAACTTTGGGGTTTCAGGTAATACCTCAACCCAGATTTATAAACGAGTAACAACCGATAATAAAATTCAAAAGGCAATCAAGAATGCTGATTTGATCACGATTACTGTTGGTGGAAATGATGTGATGAAGGTCATCAGAACACAGTTAGCCAATTTATCAGAAACATCATTTAAAGCGCCTGCTAAAGCTTACCAAAAACAGATTTTAGACCTTTTTGCTTATATCCGACAGATTAATCCTGATGTGCAGGTTTATGTCGTCGGTATCTATAATCCTTTTTACCTAAATTTTCCGGATATTAAGCAAATGCAAGATGTGATTGATAACTGGAATATCGCGACGAAAGCGACTGTTGATAAGCAAAAAAAGATGTACTTTGTGCCGATCAATGATTTATTGTACCAAGGACTTGATGGTAATGAAGGTGTGACAGAAAAAACGGAGACTTCTCATACAATCACCAATAATGCTTTATTTGAAGAAGACCACTTCCATCCCAATAATATTGGCTATCAAGTGATGAGTGATGCAGTTGCAAAAGCGTATAAGGAGCATGCAAATGAAAAATAA
- a CDS encoding YpmS family protein, with amino-acid sequence MKNKYWKYICLLVLAFNIAIIAVIGVQVTKHRDQKILDNVSVIKGVNKVADISTNTEQLNTVINKYLADFQDDKMTYKFYLSDKAVLEGSYKLFGTSIPLYIYFEPYALNSGAVDLKVTSISIGTLNIPTKTALSYIKGAYKLPSFVTINSQKQEVLIDLPQVAIAKYTFLQAGKIDLKNGQFVFHLMQK; translated from the coding sequence ATGAAAAATAAGTACTGGAAATACATTTGTTTACTTGTATTAGCCTTTAATATTGCGATTATCGCTGTTATTGGCGTACAAGTAACCAAGCATAGGGACCAAAAGATACTAGATAATGTTAGTGTGATTAAGGGCGTGAATAAAGTTGCTGATATTTCAACAAATACGGAGCAACTTAACACCGTTATTAATAAATACTTAGCAGATTTTCAAGATGATAAGATGACCTATAAGTTTTATCTGTCAGATAAGGCTGTTCTTGAAGGCTCTTACAAGCTATTCGGGACAAGTATCCCCTTATACATCTATTTTGAGCCTTATGCCTTAAACAGTGGCGCAGTTGACTTAAAAGTGACGAGCATTTCTATCGGTACTTTAAATATACCTACTAAAACAGCTTTGAGCTATATTAAAGGTGCTTATAAATTACCTAGTTTTGTCACGATTAATTCACAAAAGCAAGAGGTATTAATTGACCTACCACAGGTTGCGATTGCTAAATATACCTTTTTACAAGCTGGAAAGATAGATCTTAAAAATGGTCAATTTGTCTTTCATCTGATGCAAAAATAG